In Alteracholeplasma palmae J233, a single genomic region encodes these proteins:
- a CDS encoding DUF4118 domain-containing protein, with the protein MQRGKLKIFFSYFYKTAKTKAMLSEIIEKYHLKYRVLIIDAQCDDTQMNQEIIHMNHIVIDDQLSFNINSILKMNPEIVVIDQIENFDLYSIEKLLEVGINIYATLNVFNILSMNQYLSEKFNILTHEKTVPDYFFNQADEVEFIDIPPKELLLRLEPYEQYQWVTEENLKYFRTIALDKLIDHNKYSHKKLIESNLQFLVCISPSPSAIRSIEWTARNAQAFYASWKALYITTNKHKNNIQDIKKIEEYENKVHELGGEFVRITANNIDAAIIEYAKLTGVTNMVIGKSRTVNYRFPFRLTTLESKIINAIKGIELHIIPNYDYGTKKYEYKPKKTSSRVWKDILLSVLITLFATAICFLINFNTDEFNEGLIYLMAVLLISRFTKGYIYGIATSFISFLIFLYLFVQPNFTFNVSQVDSWVTFGIIFITSIMTSMITSQIKSDKESNVSAITELEKLYTFNQELLKVDDKLEIINLMKAFFKNEFGGESTFYDIDNNQIVNEPAQNDHIEAVQWMIINHQEVGNATKLFSNIDTTYFPIIISKKIIGAVSITGLNLQTFKDYDYLIRVILYQTGLAIEKETLKIHRQKLSEIASQEIVRSNLLRSVSHDLRTPLTSIYGMITTIIEQETITRDEIVNNLASARDDIQWLIRMIENLLSITRINQETQKVMKNLEVVEEIVSESVIRVRKRFPKAKIKVKIPNDVLLVPMDGTLIEQVIINLLENTIKHGKNVQNIILSVDDEQDKVIFKVSDDGKYIDLNKIENLLKDTQTIEYGDKGTKHSGIGLLICKTIIQAHQGQFSFYKNQENGITFYFTLPKGDHDEFK; encoded by the coding sequence ATGCAAAGAGGTAAACTTAAAATATTTTTCAGCTATTTTTATAAAACTGCTAAAACTAAAGCTATGCTAAGTGAAATAATTGAAAAATATCACTTAAAGTATCGTGTGTTGATTATTGATGCTCAGTGTGATGATACTCAAATGAACCAGGAAATTATCCATATGAATCATATAGTAATAGATGATCAATTGAGTTTTAATATTAATTCAATACTAAAAATGAATCCAGAAATTGTAGTTATTGATCAAATTGAAAACTTTGATTTATATAGTATAGAAAAACTTTTAGAGGTAGGAATTAATATTTATGCCACCCTCAATGTTTTTAATATATTAAGTATGAACCAATACCTATCTGAAAAGTTTAATATATTGACCCATGAGAAAACAGTCCCAGATTATTTTTTTAATCAGGCAGATGAAGTTGAATTTATTGATATACCACCTAAAGAACTCTTACTTAGATTAGAACCGTACGAACAATATCAATGGGTAACTGAAGAAAATCTTAAATATTTTAGGACGATTGCATTAGATAAATTAATTGATCACAATAAATACTCACATAAAAAATTAATAGAATCTAATTTACAATTCTTAGTTTGTATTAGCCCTTCTCCATCAGCAATTAGAAGCATAGAATGGACAGCAAGAAATGCTCAAGCCTTTTATGCTTCATGGAAAGCTTTATATATTACTACAAATAAACATAAAAATAATATACAAGATATCAAAAAAATCGAGGAATATGAAAATAAAGTACATGAATTAGGAGGAGAGTTTGTTAGAATAACTGCTAATAATATTGACGCAGCTATTATAGAGTATGCTAAATTAACTGGTGTCACAAATATGGTCATTGGAAAAAGCCGAACAGTAAACTACAGATTTCCATTTAGACTAACTACACTTGAAAGTAAAATCATTAATGCTATTAAAGGCATTGAATTACACATTATACCTAACTATGATTATGGGACAAAAAAATATGAATATAAGCCTAAAAAAACTTCTAGCAGAGTATGGAAAGATATATTATTAAGTGTTTTAATTACCTTGTTTGCAACTGCTATTTGTTTTCTAATTAATTTTAATACAGATGAATTTAATGAAGGGCTGATATACTTAATGGCTGTACTATTAATCTCAAGGTTTACTAAAGGCTATATTTATGGAATTGCAACATCGTTTATCAGCTTTCTTATTTTTTTATATTTGTTTGTTCAACCTAACTTTACTTTCAATGTCAGTCAAGTAGATTCATGGGTAACATTTGGTATTATATTTATTACATCTATTATGACTAGTATGATCACTTCACAAATAAAAAGTGATAAAGAAAGTAACGTTTCTGCAATCACTGAACTAGAAAAATTATATACATTTAATCAAGAATTATTAAAAGTAGATGATAAATTAGAAATAATTAATTTGATGAAAGCTTTTTTTAAAAACGAATTTGGTGGAGAATCAACTTTTTACGATATTGATAATAATCAAATAGTTAATGAGCCTGCTCAAAATGACCACATAGAAGCAGTTCAATGGATGATTATCAATCATCAGGAAGTTGGCAATGCCACTAAATTGTTTTCTAACATTGATACAACCTATTTTCCAATTATCATTAGTAAAAAAATTATAGGTGCAGTTTCAATTACAGGATTAAACCTCCAAACATTTAAAGACTATGATTATCTTATTAGAGTGATCTTATATCAAACAGGGCTAGCAATTGAAAAAGAGACACTAAAAATACACAGACAAAAACTTTCAGAAATAGCCTCCCAAGAAATTGTTAGAAGCAATTTACTTAGATCAGTTTCCCATGATTTAAGAACGCCACTTACCAGTATTTATGGAATGATTACAACAATTATTGAGCAAGAAACAATTACTAGAGATGAAATAGTAAATAACCTTGCTAGTGCAAGAGATGATATACAATGGTTAATAAGAATGATTGAAAATTTACTTTCAATTACAAGAATTAATCAAGAAACGCAAAAAGTGATGAAAAACTTAGAAGTTGTTGAGGAAATAGTCTCTGAATCAGTCATTCGGGTAAGAAAAAGATTTCCTAAGGCAAAAATAAAAGTAAAAATACCCAATGATGTATTACTCGTTCCAATGGATGGAACATTAATTGAGCAAGTAATCATTAATTTATTAGAAAATACAATAAAGCATGGAAAAAATGTTCAAAATATTATTCTATCAGTTGATGATGAACAAGATAAAGTAATATTTAAAGTATCAGATGATGGTAAATATATTGACTTAAATAAAATTGAAAATTTGTTAAAAGACACGCAAACCATTGAATATGGTGATAAAGGAACAAAACATAGCGGCATAGGACTTTTGATATGTAAGACAATTATACAAGCACACCAAGGACAATTTTCTTTTTATAAGAATCAAGAAAATGGAATTACATTCTATTTTACTTTACCGAAAGGAGACCACGATGAGTTTAAATAA